In Morganella morganii, the following are encoded in one genomic region:
- the mscS gene encoding small-conductance mechanosensitive channel MscS: MNEQILTDGLNQATGWLANNQALLLDYAVNIVAAVLTLIIGLFVAKMAAKAVSRLLAMRGVDVTVSDFLSAMVRYAVIAFTLIAVLGRLGVQTASVIAVLGAAGLAVGLALQGSLSNLAAGVLLVVFRPIRAGEYVVIGASEGTVQNVQIFSTTLRSADDKIIVIPNGKVIAGDIINVTREPDRRRDIIVGVAYNADIDQVKEILTEIVAADPRVQKEKGIVVRLNEMAPSSLNFVVRYWTKNGDFMDVYWDLLENFKRALDKHNIGIPFPQLDVHMHQNSQQTQA; the protein is encoded by the coding sequence ATGAATGAACAAATCCTGACGGACGGCCTGAATCAGGCAACCGGATGGCTGGCAAATAATCAGGCATTGCTGCTGGATTATGCAGTGAATATTGTGGCTGCCGTACTGACCCTGATTATTGGTCTGTTTGTGGCAAAAATGGCTGCTAAAGCGGTTTCCCGCCTGCTGGCAATGCGCGGCGTGGATGTCACTGTCTCTGATTTTCTGTCCGCGATGGTTCGCTATGCGGTTATTGCCTTCACACTGATTGCGGTGCTGGGACGTCTCGGCGTACAAACCGCATCTGTGATCGCGGTGCTCGGTGCGGCAGGTCTGGCCGTTGGTCTGGCATTGCAGGGGTCACTCTCTAACCTCGCGGCTGGCGTGTTGCTGGTGGTTTTCCGTCCTATCCGTGCCGGAGAATATGTGGTTATCGGTGCGTCAGAAGGGACGGTTCAGAATGTGCAGATTTTTTCCACCACACTGCGCAGCGCAGATGACAAAATCATTGTGATCCCGAACGGTAAAGTGATTGCGGGTGATATTATTAACGTGACCCGTGAACCGGATCGCCGCCGTGACATTATTGTCGGTGTGGCCTACAACGCGGATATTGATCAGGTCAAAGAGATTCTGACAGAGATCGTCGCGGCTGACCCGCGTGTCCAGAAAGAGAAAGGCATCGTGGTGCGTCTCAATGAAATGGCGCCGTCTTCTCTGAATTTCGTTGTCCGCTACTGGACAAAAAACGGCGATTTCATGGATGTATACTGGGATCTGCTGGAAAACTTCAAGCGCGCACTCGATAAGCATAATATCGGCATTCCGTTCCCGCAGCTTGATGTGCATATGCATCAGAATAGTCAGCAAACACAGGCATAA